In Oenanthe melanoleuca isolate GR-GAL-2019-014 chromosome 9, OMel1.0, whole genome shotgun sequence, the following are encoded in one genomic region:
- the GPR87 gene encoding G-protein coupled receptor 87, producing the protein MGYNFSYGKLPERDNSSSANASSAAAAHDQFTTIVLPLLYLLIFLASLLLNGLAVWIFFHIRNKTSFILYLKNIVVADLLMTLTFPLKMLRDARLGPRALSAPLCRYGAVLFSANMYTTIVFLGLISVDRYLKVVKPFGDSRMYSITFTKVLSGCVWAAMALLALPGLVLSGALPARRSGDDCLRLRSPLGARWHSAVLYINTCTFVVVLVVLIGCYIAISRYIYRSSKQFISSSSRKRKHNQSIRVVVAVFFTCFLPYHLCRIPFTFSHLDKILDDSAHKILYYCKEMTLFLSACNVCLDPIIYFFMCRSFSRRLFRKSNMRTRSESIRSLQSVRRSEVRIYHEYTDV; encoded by the exons ATGGGGTACAATTTCTCCTATGGAAAGCTGCCAG AGAGAGACAACAGCAGCTCGGCCAACGCCAGCTCCGCGGCCGCCGCCCACGACCAGTTCACCACCATCGTGCTGCCGCTGCTCTACCTCCTCATCTTCCTGGCCAGCCTGCTGCTCAACGGCCTGGCCGTCTGGATCTTCTTCCACATCAGGAACAAGACCAGCTTCATCCTGTACCTGAAGAACATCGTGGTGGCGGACCTGCTGATGACGCTGACGTTCCCGCTGAAGATGCTGCGGGACGCGCGGCTGGGCCCGCGGGCGCTGAGCGCGCCGCTCTGCCGCTACGGCGCCGTGCTCTTCTCCGCCAACATGTACACCACCATCGTCTTCCTGGGGCTCATCAGCGTCGACCGCTACCTCAAGGTGGTGAAGCCCTTCGGGGACTCGCGGATGTACAGCATCACCTTCACCAAGGTGCTGTCGGGCTGCGTGTGGGCGGCGATGGCGCTGCTGGCGCTGCCCGGGCTGGTGCTGAGCggagcgctgcccgcccgccgcaGCGGGGACGACTGCCTGCGCCTGAGATCCCCGCTGGGCGCCCGCTGGCACTCGGCCGTGCTCTACATCAACACCTGCACCTTcgtggtggtgctggtggtgctgaTCGGCTGCTACATCGCCATCTCCAGGTACATCTACAGGTCCAGCAAGCAGTTCATCAGCTCCTCCAGCCGCAAGCGCAAGCACAACCAGAGCATCAGGGTGGTGGTGGCCGTGTTTTTCACCTGCTTCCTGCCCTACCACCTGTGCCGGATACCCTTCACTTTCAGCCACCTGGACAAGATCTTAGACGACTCCGCACATAAAATCCTGTATTACTGTAAGGAGATGACGCTGTTCCTGTCCGCCTGCAACGTCTGCCTGGACCCGatcatttatttcttcatgtgCCGCTCGTTCTCGCGCAGGCTGTTCAGGAAGTCCAACATGAGAACCAGGAGCGAGAGCATCAGGTCCCTGCAGAGCGTCAGGAGGTCGGAGGTGCGCATCTACCACGAGTACACCGACGTCTGA
- the P2RY13 gene encoding P2Y purinoceptor 13 codes for MGDSANTSSAANSSGAPSPVPCPRDTALTQLLFPVLYTLIFLLGLLLNSLACWAFFHIPSTSTFIVYLKNTLVSDSLMTLLLPPKILADAGLAPWRLRAFVCRFSAVLFYACMYISIVLLGLIAFDRFLKILRPFGKFWVQNPTSARILAGLVWLFFLLLSLPNVVLSGEAATPQSVRKCASLKSPLGLRWHEAVNYICQLIFWTVLVLMLLFYTVIAKKVYESYTKTQRKDNRSQKRIKGKVFIIFTVFFVCFAPFHFSRVPYTLSQTRPTGCRLQNRLFVAKESTLWLAATNVCADPLIYLLLCRPFVERVLCRRGRAPQGAAPSQANTQLDTRVSPAEP; via the coding sequence ATGGGAGACTCTGCCAACACGAGCAGTGCTGCTAACAGCAGCGGAGCCCCCTCCCCTGTGCCGTGCCCCCGGGACACCGCGCTcacccagctgctcttccccGTGCTCTACaccctcatcttcctcctggggctgctgctcaaCAGCCTGGCCTGCTGGGCTTTCTTCCACATCCCGAGCACATCGACGTTCATCGTGTACTTGAAGAACACGCTGGTGTCTGACTCCCTGATgacgctgctgctgccgccgaAGATCCTGGCGGACGCGGGGCTGGCGCCCTGGCGGCTCCGCGCCTTCGTCTGCCGCTTCTCGGCCGTGCTCTTCTACGCCTGCATGTACATCAGCATcgtgctgctggggctcatCGCCTTCGACCGCTTCCTCAAGATCCTCAGGCCCTTTGGGAAGTTCTGGGTGCAGAATCCCACCTCAGCACGGATCCTGGCGGGGCTGGTCTGgctcttcttcctgctgctctcgCTGCCCAACGTGGTCCTGTCCGGCGAGGCGGCCACGCCGCAGTCCGTGAGGAAGTGTGCCTCCCTCAAGAGCCCCCTGGGGCTCAGGTGGCACGAGGCTGTCAACTACATCTGCCAGCTCATCTTCTGGACCGTCCTGGTCCTCATGCTGCTCTTCTACACCGTCATTGCCAAGAAGGTGTACGAGTCCTAcacaaaaacacagaggaaagaCAACCGAAGCCAGAAACGCATCAAGGGGAAAGTGTTCATCATCTTCACCGTGTTCTTCGTGTGCTTTGCCCCCTTCCACTTCAGCAGGGTGCCCTACACGCTGAGCCAGACCAGGCCCACGGGCTGCCGCCTGCAGAACCGGCTCTTCGTGGCCAAGGAGAGCACGCTGTGGCTGGCGGCCACCAACGTGTGCGCGGACCCGCTCATCTACCTGCTGCTGTGCCGGCCCTTCGTGGAGAgggtgctgtgcaggaggggcagggccCCGCAGGGAGCAGCCCCGAGCCAGGCAAACACCCAGCTGGACACGCGGGTGTCTCCCGCCGAGCCCTga
- the P2RY12 gene encoding P2Y purinoceptor 12: protein MQMKGTAQFSSSRNDSNCTSDSRISQVIFPLLYTFLFLVGIIMNGLAMWVFFKISSKSNFIIFLKNTVISDFLMTLTFPFKILSDAKLVSWVLRGFVCQVSQVVFYFTMYISILFLGLITVDRYQKAASPFRSSSPRSLLAAKLLATAVWLSMFALSLPNMILNNKKKTPKSVRKCALLKSEFGLVWHEIVTYICQLIFWVSLAVIVVCYILISRELYKSYRRTRCTGKASKKTVNLKVFIIIAVFFICFVPFHFTRIPYTLSQTRAVFDCSAQNTLFYLKETTLWLTSLNACLDPFIYFFLCKSFRKSLLAMLCQHRAVSGRGAHTKGQNEGDDTDETPL from the coding sequence ATGCAGATGAAAGGCACGGCCCAgttcagctcctccaggaacGACAGCAACTGCACCAGCGACAGCAGGATCAGCCAGGTCATCTTCCCTCTGCTCTACACGTTCCTGTTCCTGGTGGGGATCATCATGAACGGCCTGGCAATGTGGGTCTTCTTCAAAATATCCAGTAAATCCAACTTCATCATCTTCCTCAAGAACACCGTGATTTCTGACTTCCTCATGACCTTGACTTTTCCCTTTAAGATCCTCAGCGATGCCAAGCTGGTGTCCTGGGTGCTGCGGGGGTTTGTGTGCCAGGTCAGCCAGGTGGTGTTCTACTTCACCATGTACATCAGCATCCTGTTCCTGGGGCTGATCACCGTGGACCGCTACCAGAAAGCCGCCTCGCCCTTCCGGAGCTCCAGCCCCCGCAGCCTGCTGGCGGCCAAGCTCCTGGCCACGGCAGTCTGGCTCTCCATGTTCGCCCTCTCGCTGCCCAACATGATCCTcaacaacaagaagaaaaccCCCAAGAGCGTCAGGAAGTGTGCCCTGCTGAAATCCGAGTTTGGCTTGGTCTGGCACGAAATTGTCACCTACATCTGCCAGCTCATCTTCTGGGTGAGCCTGGCAGTGATCGTGGTGTGCTACATCCTCATCAGCAGGGAGCTCTACAAATCCTACAGAAGGACACGGTGCACGGGGAAGGCGTCCAAAAAGACCGTCAACCTCAAGGTTTTCATCATAATTGCCGTGTTCTTTATCTGCTTTGTGCCATTCCACTTCACCAGGATCCCCTACACGCTGAGCCAGACCAGAGCCGTGTTCGACTGCTCTGCCCAGAACACCCTGTTCTACCTGAAGGAGACCACGCTGTGGCTCACGTCCCTCAACGCCTGCCTGGACCCCTTCATCTACTTCTTCCTCTGCAAATCCTTCAGGAAatccctgctggccatgctgtgccagcacagggcagtgtcAGGGCGGGGGGCACACACCAAGGGGCAGAACGAGGGCGATGACACCGATGAGACCCCGCTCTGA